GCATTATCTCTGCCAACGGCGCTTTTGGTTCCCACATTTTACGTCCCACAATATACAGGTTTATCTGTGAAGGCAACGCGTGGAAACATTGTTCAAGCGAAATCCAGTCCACCAACTCGTTAGCCAGTTCCGGTAACTCTGCAAAATATTTATCCAAAGTCTTGGCATACAAATGCGACCCGTAGGTCATCTCAAAATCGCTGAGGTACCAGCCCCAAATACCTATCTTCCGTTCAGTTTTGGCAATTTGTTCTGCCCGTGCGTCATTATACCAACGCTCAATTGCAATTGCCACTTCCTTAGGTGCATACTTCTCGTCTTCAATGCCATCATACAAACCTGGGTTGAACCATGTGTCACAGGTAACTTTTACCTTAGGATTATACTTTTGGTACTCGCGATATATAAAGGACGTTGCTTCTAACGGTGTATGGAAACCGCGCTCATGCCCTTCATCCACCCAGTGAGTAATAATGTGGTCAATTTTTGTGCCATAACGCCGAGCTAACTCGCGATAAAACTCTTCCCGCAAAGGGCGAGTATTGGGATCAGCCCACTTGTATCCATCTGCCGGTGATCCCCAAATATATTGACTCACCGACAGTCCTGCTGCGTGTGCAGCGTCGGAAAGCGTGTATAAAACTTGCTGGATTTCCTCAATTGTCTTACCCTGTGCACCACCGCGATAACCGCCAAGCCATGAACCGCTGGACGCGTTATAGATGATTAGTTCCATCAACTGTACCGAGTTGAACCCGCAGTTCTTTAAGTATACCGGATATTGTTCTAAACGCGTTTTCTCCCAGTTCTCGTAATTAACCTTTGACTCCGGTCCCTGGACACGCCCGGTGGGACACAACGTCGCTTCACGCCCGCGGAAGAACGGTTGACGGAAAATATTTATGAGCGGACAGCTTACAGTCCAAATGTTTCTATTGTCATCAATCTCGCAGACTACCTTGCTTAGCAAATAAGCCGCCCCGGCATCCGTTCCCTCAACCGTCTTACCTACGATAAGCACCAGTGGAGAGCCTTTCCACAAACGGGCCGTTATCACATGAGCTTCATCCCTCGCATCTTCCAGCTTGGAGAGATCCAGCCCGATTTCCTTTGCCAACGGGCAATTAGTTTCCGTCTCAAACGCTATCACCGCTCCTTTGACAGGAAACTCCGGTTTTTTGCCGTCTTTGGATTTCACCACCTCTTGACCGCGCTCCCTGAAAAACGTATCCCACAGTCTCGCTGCACGCATCAAAACCGTGTCTTCCCCAGCAGGATACAACACTGGCGCGACACTGTTCTTTGTGGATAATATCAACATCGTCTTATACTCCATTGTTTTCACAACCTAATTTTATCAGAATTCTTTTTTAGGAACGCGGAGAACAAACTTTCTTCTTCATCGAGGTCAACAAGCGTTGTTTTATCCCCAGCTTTTATTTGTGCTTTATTCTTGGCGGTAACCTGTTTATCAACAGGCTTCTGTTTTTTTGTAATAAACGACGCGATATCTGACCATGTACCCCCGTGGAGTTTCACCTGTCGGCCTAACCCGTTATCGTTGGTTATAACAATAACCTCCTGCCATTTGCGGGCAGCAACGATTTCTTTAAGTTTTTTGATTATTATATCATCCGCTTTAGTTTCAAAACTGTATAATACGTGGACATTAGCAAATCCGTGTTTATTATGTTCATACCTAGGCGCGCCGTCAAACACGATAGTTACCGTGTTATTATCACTCCCTTGTGGTTTACGGGAAATCATGTACTCTATTAACTCCTCACGTGAACCAACCCCGAGTAAATGAAGAATATTATTGCCATCGAGAATGTAGTGCAGGCTCATGTTAACACTTCCTCCGTTATGCACGTACCTGTAATCATTATATAACACCTTCAGCTGCCAAAAGCCATTTCCACAAAGGCACTATCTTCACCGTATACCCGTTCAACTTTTCTTCGCCTTCCGTCGTGTCCGTGATGATAACCGCATCTGCAACATTGAGTTCTTTCATAGCTTTTTGGAGGCTGCGCAATTCCCGCGTCTTTGTCTTCTCATCCTGTATATTCCAGCATACTTGAATCAACCTCGTTACTTTCAACCCGTCTTTAATAACAAAATCTACCTCGCGGTGAAGCACATCTTTCCAGTAAAAAAGTTCTATTTGAGGATCAAGTATTTGTTTACGTTTCAACGCCAAGAACACGACGTTCTCCGCAAGCCTTCCTATATTCTCAGAAAACCTGAACCCGAGTGAATTACATAATCCTGTATCAACCGCATAAATTTTACGCGGGCTATTCTCCTGTTCTTTTACTTTGAAAGAGAACCGTTTAAGCAAGAATGTAAGATACACATCTTCAAAATACCCGGAGAACCGTTCAACCGTGCTTGTATGCACTTGCAAAAACTTTGCAGCGGACGCAAAAGTTATGAGGTTACCCGCGTTACTCAAATAATACTTTATCAACGCTTTCATCACCGGCATTTTTCTGACACGGAACCTTTTAAGAAGGTCTTTGGTCAGAATATCATCAAAATAACTTTGCAAAATCTCTGTCTTCTTCACCGATAACGCTACTTCCGGAAACGAACCCGCCTCAATATATTTATGCAGAAGCCCGTCTATCTCTGCTTCTCTGCCAACGCTATCAAAAGAGTTGTGTATTTCCACTTTGTTAAACAGTAAGAACTCTGCAAACGATAACGGTAAAACAGTAATGTCCAGATGCCGTCCTGTAAGCAGCGTCCCTAATTCCCTGCTCAACAAATGCGCATTTGAACCGGAAACAAAAATCCTCGCTTTCTTCAACTCATGCATCGTACGCACCCATTTTTCCCATCCCTCCACTTCCTGGATTTCATCAAGAAAAATATACGGCGTATCCGCGGCAGCTATAAAACCTTTATAAACATCATAGATTTGAGCAAGCAGTTTTGTGTCAAGTGACGTGAACCGTGGGTCTTCAAAATTAACAAAAAGAATATTCTTTCTATTTACTCCTTTATCAGAAAGCCGTCTTGCCATCCGACGCATAAGATACGATTTTCCCGCGCGCCTTGGGCCAGTTATAGTAAGTATCTGCTTAGACCCCGTAACAAGGGCTTCTAATCTGTTAAGATAGGCATTTCTGATAGTGCCAATATCTTGTTGGCCATCCCAATCATTCCAATCTTTCAATATGGCTAATATCTCATTTTTATCCACTTCACGCACTCCTATTATACGAAATTAACGATTTTCGTCTATTACACTGTATAGTATACGTCAAAATGATTGTTTTGTCAAGTTTTACTGTTGATACTTCTGCTGCGATTTCGGGACATACCACCGGACAAAGTTCCACCCGATCCCTGCGGGCGCGAGCTCCACGTTTTGTATACGTTTATGCACTACTGGTAAAGAGTCTGGGTAGTACAGGAAACAGTACGGCTGGTCATCATTGATAATCGCGTGTATCCTGCGATACATTTTCTCGCGTTTCGCAACGTCAAACTCCCTGCGCCCTTTCTCAAGTAAGCGGTCAACTTCAGGATTCGCGTACCCAACAAAATTATACTGCCCTTCTTTCCGCTGTGAACTATGCCATATAGAGTACTGGTCAGGGTCACGGCTAAGGTTCCACCCGAGTATAACAACATCAAACTTTTTTTTGTCAACATACTGATGTATAAACGTACTCCACTCAACAATCCGGATATTAACCTTTATCCCGAGCTTCTGGAGGCATAACTGTACAATCTCGGTCGTGGTAGAACGCAACTTATTCCCCTGGTTGGTCATAATAGTAAACTCAAATGGTTGAAGTTTACCTGTTTTTGCGTATAGCTCAGCATTCTCGAGTATCCCGTCGTTATTAACATCCTTCCACCCAACCTCTGCAAGTAAACTTTTCGCTTTCTCCGGGTTATACTCATAATCCTTGACTTCAGGATCATACGCCCACATACTTGGCGGGAACGGCCCGGTTGCGGGCTTACCCAGCCCGAGCAGTACACCCTGGATAACCTGTTTTTTATCTAAACCATACGCCAACGCGTGACGGACACGTTTATCCTTGAATAACGGATTCTCAAGGTTATATCCCATATACGTATAACTAAACGACGGATACCGGAACTTATTATATTTTTTGAAATACTCAGGATACGCGTTGTACTGGTCAGGGGTTAACCCCATAGAATCAATTGATTCATTACGTAGTTCAAGAAACTCAACGGACTGGTCTGGGATTACGCGGAAAACGTATTTATTGAAGTAAGGATACACGCGCCCCGTTTGTCCGGGCTTACGGTCTTCAAAATAGTTTGGGTTGTAGGTAAGCACAATCTTTTCATCTGTCTTCCAATCCTTGAAAACATACGGCCCTGTGCCAACAGGCTTGCGGTTAGACGGATGATTATTAAACTCCTCACCCACAGCGTTGCTAAACACGTGTTGCGCAACGATACCCATCCCCCAGGACTCAAGAGCAGGGGCAAAAGGTTCTTTGTACACTACGCGGACAGTATTATCATTAACCGCAGTCACAGACTTTACTAACGCGAAATCCGCACCGTATGGCGTCCGTACTTTAGGATCTATCAACCGGTTGTAAGTATACACCACATCTTTTGCGGTAAACTTCACACCGTCATGCCAATATACGTTTTTGCGCAAGTAGAACGTGATAACCAACCCGTTGGAAGTAACGTCCCACGATTCTGCGAGGTCACCCACGAGTTTAATATCTTTATCATACTTCACAAGCCCGTTGTAGACCAGGTTATTAACCCCTGCGGAAGCAGAATCCGTTGCGAGTAATGGGTTGAGGTAGCTCGCATCACCGATGGTAGATTCGATATAAGTATCCCCGTATGCGGGCACACTTTTTTGTAATGTATCATTACTAACTATTTTATCGTTATCAACACTTTTCCCGCAGGAACACAGGATAAGGGGTATGAGTAATATCAGTCTGCAATGCTTCATTTACTTACTTTTCTAACCCGCTCCGCACTACTGTTGTAATATAATTTGTAAAATACTTTTTTGATACCCGCATAATATCTTCTGATGTAACCTTCTCAAGCGCACTTAAATACTTATCATCATACGCATACCCTCTCCCCGCCATCTCCCACCATCCCAAAAGCCATGCCTGGCTTTTATTCGTTGAATGCGACATAAGATAACTCCCCCGGATATGCTGTTTGGTTTCCTTTAACTCTTTTTCACTTACGGGAACACTACGCAGTTTTTCAATTTCCTTTTCAACCGCCTCTTTTGCTGTATCTACGCGTTTATCATCAAGCCCCAGGTATACCACAAACTGGCTGGTATCCTTCTTCGTTGGGAAGAAACAATTAACTTCATACCCAAGGCTTAATTTATCACGGAGTTCTGTAAATAACCGTGCACTCATCGCACCACCGAGTATACCGTTAATAACCTTGAATACAATATAATCTTCATCCATCGCATTTGGTGCAAGGTATCCGCGCATAACGTATCCTTGTTTAAACTTTTTGGTATATACATTCTCACTGCTATTTTCAATCATATTCACCGGAACAACTTTTGGGAATGAAAGCCCCTCGTTTTTCATCATCTTCGCATAAGTTTGATCTACCAACTTCTGTGTTTCCTCCCAGGAAACATTTCCAACTACTACCAACAACATATTATTAGGAACATACATATTTTTGTGGTAGTTAACCAAATCATCGCGCTTAATCTTTTCCATAACCCCAATCTCTCCGATGGAAGGGTATGAGTACGGATGCCCGGGATACATTAAATTTTGAAGATTATCAAACGCAACATTAAAAATCTCCTCTTCCCTTGACTTAATCGCTGCGATTCCAGCCTTACGCTCTTTCTCGATCTCAGC
This is a stretch of genomic DNA from Elusimicrobiota bacterium. It encodes these proteins:
- a CDS encoding NYN domain-containing protein produces the protein MSLHYILDGNNILHLLGVGSREELIEYMISRKPQGSDNNTVTIVFDGAPRYEHNKHGFANVHVLYSFETKADDIIIKKLKEIVAARKWQEVIVITNDNGLGRQVKLHGGTWSDIASFITKKQKPVDKQVTAKNKAQIKAGDKTTLVDLDEEESLFSAFLKKNSDKIRL
- a CDS encoding ATP-binding protein, with translation MDKNEILAILKDWNDWDGQQDIGTIRNAYLNRLEALVTGSKQILTITGPRRAGKSYLMRRMARRLSDKGVNRKNILFVNFEDPRFTSLDTKLLAQIYDVYKGFIAAADTPYIFLDEIQEVEGWEKWVRTMHELKKARIFVSGSNAHLLSRELGTLLTGRHLDITVLPLSFAEFLLFNKVEIHNSFDSVGREAEIDGLLHKYIEAGSFPEVALSVKKTEILQSYFDDILTKDLLKRFRVRKMPVMKALIKYYLSNAGNLITFASAAKFLQVHTSTVERFSGYFEDVYLTFLLKRFSFKVKEQENSPRKIYAVDTGLCNSLGFRFSENIGRLAENVVFLALKRKQILDPQIELFYWKDVLHREVDFVIKDGLKVTRLIQVCWNIQDEKTKTRELRSLQKAMKELNVADAVIITDTTEGEEKLNGYTVKIVPLWKWLLAAEGVI
- a CDS encoding peptide-binding protein, whose protein sequence is MKHCRLILLIPLILCSCGKSVDNDKIVSNDTLQKSVPAYGDTYIESTIGDASYLNPLLATDSASAGVNNLVYNGLVKYDKDIKLVGDLAESWDVTSNGLVITFYLRKNVYWHDGVKFTAKDVVYTYNRLIDPKVRTPYGADFALVKSVTAVNDNTVRVVYKEPFAPALESWGMGIVAQHVFSNAVGEEFNNHPSNRKPVGTGPYVFKDWKTDEKIVLTYNPNYFEDRKPGQTGRVYPYFNKYVFRVIPDQSVEFLELRNESIDSMGLTPDQYNAYPEYFKKYNKFRYPSFSYTYMGYNLENPLFKDKRVRHALAYGLDKKQVIQGVLLGLGKPATGPFPPSMWAYDPEVKDYEYNPEKAKSLLAEVGWKDVNNDGILENAELYAKTGKLQPFEFTIMTNQGNKLRSTTTEIVQLCLQKLGIKVNIRIVEWSTFIHQYVDKKKFDVVILGWNLSRDPDQYSIWHSSQRKEGQYNFVGYANPEVDRLLEKGRREFDVAKREKMYRRIHAIINDDQPYCFLYYPDSLPVVHKRIQNVELAPAGIGWNFVRWYVPKSQQKYQQ
- a CDS encoding pitrilysin family protein — its product is MVIMSTAFTAIGIPAAEQSYAAAGQKKSVINEKVYPNGLKLVHKLNTANTIVSISAFLKNGNYYEPQDMKGITHFVQAIISRGTKTKTSEQIGELFSGSGAIFGADTAMDYAEVYMVITKPELKDMWQLFYEIISEPVFPDAEIEKERKAGIAAIKSREEEIFNVAFDNLQNLMYPGHPYSYPSIGEIGVMEKIKRDDLVNYHKNMYVPNNMLLVVVGNVSWEETQKLVDQTYAKMMKNEGLSFPKVVPVNMIENSSENVYTKKFKQGYVMRGYLAPNAMDEDYIVFKVINGILGGAMSARLFTELRDKLSLGYEVNCFFPTKKDTSQFVVYLGLDDKRVDTAKEAVEKEIEKLRSVPVSEKELKETKQHIRGSYLMSHSTNKSQAWLLGWWEMAGRGYAYDDKYLSALEKVTSEDIMRVSKKYFTNYITTVVRSGLEK